One window from the genome of Musa acuminata AAA Group cultivar baxijiao chromosome BXJ1-4, Cavendish_Baxijiao_AAA, whole genome shotgun sequence encodes:
- the LOC135672087 gene encoding probable leucine-rich repeat receptor-like protein kinase At1g68400 encodes MTPGRLHHHLSLLLAPILLLPLFAATSPLPLLPSPNPDLGPLLAFKLSLSRHTPAALSSWDPAADPCASWRGVSCRGGRVARLVLVGLRLDGPIHHLAGLPRLALLSLNNNSFSSPLHRLDLSLSPWRSHLKHLHLSHNRFSGPFPVYFLRLRRLRRLDLAGNLICGTIPPEIGLLLRRLLTLRLEENELDGAIPVSVGSIPGLTDLNVSHNRLVGEIPRQLSSFPPSSFAANPGLCGGSLLRRCLKNWTASCDRRPPPMVNGRKIRKWVAAIAGAMSATIAAAAAVAMVALLCLKRRAKNREVEVAEKGRKEGEEAEEAEEGGRMELFEGCGRFALEDLMRGSAEMLGRGAVGSTYRVVMEGGQAAEVEAVVVKRVRRRVKEKSGKEEEELLGEIGGWRHPNVVSLRAYHYSSTGEELLLVYDYLPSGSLSNLLHGNRGPGRIPLEWTSRLQLALGAAKGLAYLHGTSNSKPSHQHLTSSNVLVDGEGNACISDFGLLELVSPSPPSSSFSSGSHAAVAETRQRSDVYSFGIILLEILTGRPAVVHGEEDLAKWVQTVVREEWTSEVFDIELTRGKGAEDEMFALLQVALLCVAQEPKDRPRMAVVYKMIEDIRERGNRRSRGSLSPSLHDHSYESSSPCLSEDTPTFTSC; translated from the exons ATGACACCAGGCCGACTCCACCACCACCTCTCCCTTCTTCTCGCTCCGATCTTACTCCTCCCCCTCTTCGCCGCCACGTCTCCTCTCCCCTTGCTTCCCTCTCCCAACCCCGACCTTGGCCCCCTCCTCGCCTTCAAGCTCTCCCTCTCCCGCCACACCCCCGCCGCCCTCTCCTCGTGGGACCCTGCCGCTGACCCTTGCGCCTCCTGGCGCGGAGTTTCCTGTCGCGGCGGCCGCGTCGCCCGCCTCGTCCTCGTGGGCCTCCGCCTCGACGGTCCCATCCACCATCTCGCCGGCCTCCCCCGCCTCGCCCTTCTCAGCCTGAACAacaactctttctcctctccCCTCCACCGCCTcgacctctccctctccccctggcGCTCCCACCTCAAGCACCTCCACCTATCCCACAACCGCTTCTCCGGCCCCTTCCCTGTCTATTTTCTCCGCCTCCGCCGTCTCCGCCGCCTCGACCTCGCAGGGAACCTCATCTGCGGCACCATTCCTCCGGAGATCGGCCTCCTACTCCGCCGCCTCCTGACCCTACGCCTCGAGGAGAACGAGCTCGATGGAGCCATCCCGGTCTCGGTGGGCTCCATTCCGGGGCTCACCGACCTCAACGTCTCTCACAACCGTTTGGTGGGCGAGATCCCCCGCCAGCTCTCCTCCTTCCCCCCGTCGTCCTTCGCCGCGAACCCGGGTCTTTGCGGGGGCTCTCTGCTACGGAGGTGCCTGAAAAACTGGACAGCGAGCTGCGATCGGAGGCCGCCGCCGATGGTGAACGGGCGGAAGATCAGGAAATGGGTGGCAGCAATAGCGGGGGCGATGTCCGCCACTATCGCGGCTGCGGCCGCCGTCGCGATGGTCGCCCTCTTGTGCCTCAAGCGGAGGGCAAAGAATAGAGAAGTGGAAGTTGCGGAGAAAGGGAGAAAAGAGGGGGAGGAGGCGGAAGAggcggaggagggagggaggatggAGTTGTTTGAGGGTTGCGGGCGGTTTGCATTGGAGGACCTGATGAGGGGGTCGGCAGAGATGTTGGGAAGGGGGGCTGTGGGTTCCACGTATCGTGTGGTGATGGAGGGGGGACAAGCGGCGGAGGTGGAGGCGGTGGTGGTGAAGAGGGTGAGGAGGAGGGTGAAGGAGAAGAgtgggaaggaggaggaagagttaCTTGGGGAGATAGGCGGGTGGCGACACCCCAATGTAGTGAGCTTGAGAGCGTACCATTACTCGTCTACCGGCGAGGAGCTGCTGCTGGTGTACGATTACCTCCCTAGCGGCAGCCTTTCGAACCTCTTACATG GGAACCGAGGACCAGGAAGGATTCCATTGGAATGGACCTCAAGGCTGCAGCTCGCGCTGGGTGCCGCCAAAGGCCTCGCATACCTCCACGGAACATCCAATTCCAAGCCCTCCCACCAACACCTCACCTCTTCCAACGTCCTCGTCGACGGTGAAGGCAACGCATGCATCTCCGACTTCGGCCTGCTCGAGCTAGTCTCTCCATCACCACCCTCCTCGTCCTTCAGCTCCGGTTCCCACGCTGCGGTGGCAGAAACCCGGCAAAGAAGCGATGTGTACAGCTTCGGGATCATTCTGTTGGAGATATTGACGGGCAGGCCCGCGGTGGTGCACGGTGAAGAGGATTTGGCCAAGTGGGTGCAGACCGTGGTGAGAGAGGAATGGACGTCAGAGGTGTTCGACATAGAGCTGACGAGGGGAAAAGGCGCTGAGGACGAGATGTTTGCTCTCTTGCAGGTGGCGCTGCTCTGCGTAGCGCAAGAGCCGAAGGACCGGCCCAGGATGGCCGTGGTGTATAAGATGATCGAAGACATCAGGGAGAGGGGAAATCGGAGGAGCAGAGGATCGCTTTCTCCTTCTCTGCATGACCATTCCTATGAATCCTCCTCCCCTTGTCTCTCCGAAGACACTCCCACCTTCACaagctgttga